Below is a window of Oreochromis aureus strain Israel breed Guangdong linkage group 4, ZZ_aureus, whole genome shotgun sequence DNA.
gagaaacgtttcgtcactcatccaagtgacttcttcagtctcagctgactgcaggtttccccaaaccttataaacagtacatttgcataatgactgaaaccagcccactgaaggaacaatgggctgtgaggtcagttccttaatcatattATGCAatttcccatgaccattgatcaacaatcactgaccaaaacccactgatcaaagaacactgatcaatggccatgagtaccattcacagagagttggggaatggctgcaatcacagcattgtaagatggcgaaagatgtacccttaggccccctccttgattcagagatggtctttcccttttcacgtaagcctcgttgactccgcgctcaaaccagcgttcttccctgtccaggatgtgtacatcctcatcattgaaagagtgtccactggcctgcaggtgtaaatagactgtagagtcctggcctgatgaggttgctcttctgtgttgtgccatccgcttcgctagaggttgtttggtttccccgatgtataaatcctggcaatcctcctggcacttaacagcgtacactatgttactctgtttgtgtcgggggacccgatccttggggtggaccagtttttggcgcagcgtgttttggggtttaaaagccacagagacccagtgtttagaaaaaatgcgtctcaactgttccgatactcctgacacatatgggatcactccaggttttcgcctgggcagcggttgtccttctctcctggatcggctggagctttctttaggtgccttcccagctttgacaaaagtccagctgggataaccacatttactcagggccttcttgatgtgctgttcttctgcctccctggccgctgtgtcagtggggatggtgttcgctctgtgttgtagcgtcctgatgacacccagtttgtgctccagtggatgatgagagtcaaaccttagatactgatccgtatgcgtaggttttacggtacacgtcagcttttagatgtcccccattactgatggaaatctcacagtctaagaaggctaacctgccacttttcatatcctccctggtgaatttgatgtgttggtccaccgagttaatgtgatccgtgaaatgtagtacgtcctgagatttgattttcacccataATATGCATaatatgattaaggaactgacctcacagcccattgttccttcagtgggctggtttcagtcattatgcaaatgtactgtttataaggtttggggaaacctgcagtcagctgagactgaagaagtcacttggatgagtgatgaaacgtttctcccacaaaacgctacgtccagatgaacagattcaacttttggagatttactttcctgaatgattgagaatgcatcaagacatctaATCATGCAGTTCAAGACAAGGTTTACAAATTTTAAGCACAAcaatgacaacttttaacaaaaTCACTCTAACATTTCATGCGTAAAAACGCAATTGAATTGATTGAATTGCATGGTGAGCGTCTGCCAGCATCAGGTGTTATGTGGTGGCTGATGATAAAATTTCTCAAGGTCTTGAGAAATCAGGTTCCATATTATCTTAATGACTTtttagtaccatatcaccctttTAGAGCACTTTGCAcacgcactgcaggcttacttattgtttctagagtatttaaaagtagaatgggaggcagagtcttcagttttcaggccgcttttctgtggaaccagcttccagtttggattcgggagacagacactatctctactttcaagattaggcttcaaactttcctttttgctaaagcatatagttagagctgaatcaggtgaccctcaatcctcccttagttatgctgcaataggtgtaggctgctgggggattcccatgatgcattgagtgtttcttcttcaggcacctttcttactcactatgtgttaatagacctctctgcccCTTCTTGTTATTAACAGGGAGTTCTTTCttaccactgttgccaaagtgcttgttgccatatgattgttggggttttctctgtatgttacCTTAGAATTTAAAGCGCCCTgaagcgactgttgttgtgatttggcgctatataaatataactgaattgaactgatttGAATTGTTATTGGCACTAATGCCAACAGTAGTGTGTAATTAACCGACAGCTAATATGTCAGTTAATTCGTAATATTTTGCTGCATCTATTtatagtttctttttcttttttagattttcttctctaccattttgtttttgtttgtctgtcttcATCAAACACTTCTTCCACACTGAACTCTGTGTAAGGTGCATGACTGTACAGTGAAGGTAGGTGAGTGGTCTATTGCGTCAAGACATTtgaaaaaatgtacaaatgGGCAGCTGTCAGTGGTTGTAGGGCCGCTGGCCACCTCAAGGAATAAGCAACAACCAGAACTCCTGAAGAAAGAACAGAAATCAAAACCCaaacaataaacacatttcttaaatttcaaaacctgaGAAAATCATGTACAGGATCATAACAAACTCATACACTATTGAGGTACTTAAGAGGAGTTTCAACTTATGTAAATAGTctaaacatgaaacatgaatcATGATTTGCATCTCCAAAGCGTGAAATGGACATGGTGGACTGGGATGTCATTACACGTTTCACTGTGATACTGGGTTGTGGTAGGACATGCCTAGAATGGCCAGGAGGCATCCTGATTTAATGCCTAAACCACTCCAACTGTCTTTTTCAATTTGGAGAAGAAGTAGCAGCTCTATTCTGAGCCCCTACCAAATGCCCAAAATCTCTAAGGAAGAGGCCAGCCCCCTTTTGGAGGAATTAATCTTTGCCACTTGGATCCATGGTCTCATTTTCTGAGTCACTACATAGAACTTGTAAGATTGTAAACTGACCAGTACATCTTTGCCTTAACATTTCACGCTCTgtgttcaccacaacagactAGTACGAAATCAGCATCAACTTAGATGCTGTTTGTTCCTGAGATCTTGAGACCCTTAAGCATCTCCACTTGTGGCAGCAACTTGTTTCCAGCTGACAGCCAGGGCATCAGACTTGAAGGTGCTAATTTAGATCCCAGTCACTTCAAACTTGGCTGCAAACTGCGCCAGTGCAATCTGCATTGCTCAATAAAAGCCAACAACCCTAgcttttaaaatcaaattataTCATGCAACTAATTAAGAAGGCAACTTGGACAACAAGTTATGGATTATTGATAAAATGGTAACTGTACAGTTATAACAGCTGCAACTGAAACTTGATATGGTTGGGTCTATAAAGTTTTGGacaatcaaacatttaaactcAATTAAAAAGTAACTGAAGTGcagattttcagctttattaaaggggtttaacaaaaataattgtGATTTTATGATAGGGAAGTTGAAAATGTATCTGTGTAGTTTCTCAGTAATCCGGGTCATAGTAGTCTTTAGAGCTAAAGAACATGATGATTGGACTTCCTTAAGTTTAAAGAACTCCAGTCGCCTTCTTTTTAAGATTCTAACACTAATGAAAAAGAGCAAGGAGTCCTTGAGAAGCTTATGAATGAAGAGATCTGTGGTGTATGTGATTACACACATCTACACTCACACTTAGTTGCAGAATGCTGAACTAACCTATCAAATCAACATTACAAGCGGTTTTTAGTAGTGTCATGATGTATATCTGCACAAAGCAAAATCACAGGATTGTTTTCCAGTATCTGTGTTGTAGATGGCATGGGGATTGGAGGCAGATATGAGAATGCAAGGCAGGGCCTTTTGCTAGGCTAGtgaaaacagcaacacaaaccCCTGGTGCCAAGCATTTTCCTCTTCTTAACACTAAATGTCTTGCCTACAAAATAGACAAACTGGAGCTACAAATTGCTAAAAACAGCCATACTCATATGCTCACAACTGCTGTGTATTGTGATTTCAACAAATTATGAATTTGACACCAGTAACAGGGTTCAAATACATTGGGACAGGAAATTGATGAGACCAACTGCTGTAGGTCTGACAGCAAAGTTTTTCTCTGTTGAGCATTAATATAAATATGCATAAATATGCAACATCCTCTTATGTGTGGAGGGTGCAGCACCTGTACTAAAAAtaatttatgcttagaaatgaTGACAACATTGATGTATGTTGTTTaatgaatttttttgttttgttttgtttttttttaacaaaaaagaaCTTTATATTCTGTACTATTACAAACTTTCTTAGAATTGAGGTGTTTACCTTTGCAGCTTTTTACAAAATAGTGAATGTGCCCTGTGTCACAGATTGGTGAACTTGTGTGTCAATGAAGCTTGTTGTACAACATGGTTTGAGTGCTCTATTAGGGTAGAAAGCATGTACACTGAGACATACtatctttttgctttttgcagatAAAAAAGTATCAGCAAAATGTGCTAGCCTGTCACATcatttctttcactttgtttgTCAACGTGTTTGAATTCAACCCACTGTATGTTGATAACTGTCATTTCCCTTAAATGATGTGGCCTCCTTTAATTTCCAACATATTATCTAGTGTGATTTTCTTCCCAGTGAgttctgatgtgttttcaaactgtttctttaatcttttgaGCAGTGTATCTATTTCCTGTCAAATGTATTTAACTGCTCAGATAAGCAGCAGAGGCTGATAGCATCAATGACTTCGTGGTTTAAATCCTATCTGTCTGAGAAAGACAGCTAGCAGCAATTATCACTGAACAAAAGACTTTATGATAAAAACATGATGACTAACAATGTTTTACTTGTGGTTTTTATAAGACTTGCCTTTTGAACTTGCAGTTAGGAACAGGATATGAACAGTATAACACAAAAGTGTGGATAATTTTTGTGTTGCACCACTTCCTCCAgtgtcttcttttctttttttcccaccacTTCCTCAAATGTctaaagagaaagagagcacaTGCTGTGGTTGTGAGAGCATGCCTGTCATGACAGACCATTAGGGCTGATCACTTTGTATACGTTTTTGTTTTATCAGATTGCTGTGCCCATCTTACCACCATGGTTTTCAATTGGTTATTCAATTGcttatttaaacaaaactgaGGAATGTTGTTTATGAGACCTTCCCTAGTGGTAAGGGAACTTTATGAAATGcctgtcatgtttttatttaatactactgaatttcaaaatgttatatGTTGACATATTATAAAACTGTATCTGCATGTTGCTTTTTGTACATTCTCCCTTGATGCATATTTTCCCTTCACTCAAGGGCATGGCAGGACTGACCACAGAGTACCAGCTGATGCATGTGGGTCTGGTGGAGCCCGTTCTCACGGTCTGGTGTGGGCAGAGTCGAGCTCAGGGAGGGTGGAAAGTCATCTAGAGGAGAAAAGATAGGTCGGAACTGGGAGCAGTATACGGTGACTTTTTGTCCTTTGAATGAACACTTTAATACATTAAATAACTCATATACACTATAGACACTATTGAAGCCACTACCACGATGGCGTTCAATGGAGGATCCTACTCCCTCAAACAAGTTTCCATGATGATCAAACCAGCATAAAAGGGTTATATTCTGAACATGTGCAAACAGAAAAAGATGATGTGGATGATTCTCACATAAGTGTAGAGAGAATGAAACaaactttctgtgtctgtgtttattaaaaagataaaaactatGACATGTACAACAACTTAGAATAACTGGATGATCACTAAAATGGATTAGGTTGACAAATCTGCTCTCTGTGGTGCATTTTTGTGCTAGAATTTGTATTTCTCTGTAATCTCACataacttttttcttctttgtagaaATTAGACACTTTGTGAAAGAACAGtgaaaaatggcagaaaacaTAGGAGGAGGGGCATCACTAAGCTACCGTTACTTCACAAAGCGCTGGCTCTAGATGTGGTttcacagtgtttcctgtacACAAGAGCATTGAATTTCCTCTATGTTTTCTTTCTGCGTGTGATACTGCCAGCCTGTCAGGCGGACATCATATCTCCTTCATCGACCTGATATTCATCTAACCTGGGTCCTTAAGCTGGACATCGTCTGGATGATCCTGAAACACTGCTCACTTCCTTCCATCTCATTATTCCTCCCGCATGCTGTTCAAGCATGCTGTCTGTCAGGATGCTAAGCTTCTTCATACTCATCTTTTCACTGTGTGGTGAGTAATAATGATGCTCTTTAAGTACAAAGGGATTTTCCTTAACTCTGTATCTATCTGAAAAGTTGATTATTTTATTGAGTTGATAGGAGTAAAACCTTTTAGTTAACTTTGAGTTTCTTTTTGGCCTAACTTTCGGTATCTTGACATGTCACCAGTGGTGGTAACTGCACAAaaaagcaaactaaaactaataatttctacatgtgtttttttaaaatataaaatactccCATTTTAATGAGGTACTAATGGAATTCGAAGGATTATCATTGTAACCTCTgacttttaaaagaataaatgaaaaCCCATTTTAAGTGGGAGAGGTGAGCGTTCTGATACAAACTTCCGTTTCATCAAACTGAAAGAGTGTGGGCCATATTGAACTTTACAGTCTcatgaaaaataaagctttCTCAGGACTCTTTGCAGTCTTGTGAAAGACTAATTATACCCCATCATTCAGTAGCTTTTAAAAAACCTTTAGCAGCAATGACTTGCAATAACCACTTTCTTCACAATGTTATCAGTTTCTCACATAGTTgtgggtaatttttttttttttttttttttttttttgtgtgtgtagtgAGGCGGTCAGAGATGTTATGATTAAGCTGCGACCACGCCACCTAGTGGAATTCCACCCCTAGGAAATATATAGTGTTTTCAAACATCCTAACCAAAAGACTACACTGGTTTGAAAGTGCACTACTAAAGCAGGTTGTTTCCAATATTAAAAAACGAATTATAATTCCAGTCTGGGTCACAATATAAGTTAACTGTGACACGACCTATCATAACTAAAATGTCTTCCAGGCAAACAATATGAaaacatcacaaacacacacacacacacacacacacacacacacacacacacacatacacacacttttaagacaaagaaaataaaaagtacacAAGTCAAATAGTAAGTTAGATTCCACAGGTGAACCGTCACCTGCGCCGCTGATGGTCATTATAACAATTCATCCTAGTGCAAACACTCCAAAAAGGAATGTCCATATGGCGCGCTCTGTGGTGATTGGAGCAAGTCACCAAATGAGCCAATATAAATACCATATGCAGGTAAACACCAGCAAGACACAGGGCATGAAATCACTCAAGTCCTAGAAATAAAACAATGGCTTTAGCATCTAGTTTTATAATTTGCGGTCGACAGGAATAATGCGCCAAATGTCTCTTACCCCAGAATTAAAAGGACACTATATCCAACTGACCATAGTAATGCAACTGCCCTCTCTGCAATAATTAAATCGATCACTCTGCAAACATAGCCACAAAGAAGCCACCACACTGCTCATTATACCAATAAATTTGATAAGATAGAGGATGACAAGCATACAGCCTAGTAACCGTTGTAGAGCCTGATCAAAATTGCCTGGGTTATCCCTCCaaaaatgatgatgaaaaaaatgttgaatacAGCCTTGTACTTAAgaacatttttgtttatttgctggAGTGCTCGGGACatttgtcctgttgcatgatccAATTTCTATTTGTACTCTCATGATCTTTAACATCTAACATGCTGAGTGAGGCTTTGTAGAGTCTGACGTGCAGGTCTTTTTTTATTGGACTTTACCTGAGCATTGTACAGTCTGACTTTGGGTTGAATTTGCTTGATGATCAGTTAAACATCCTCATGGATTTGATTAGCACCATGTGGATGCCATTTACCCTCTTAAAACTTATGAAAGCAGTAGGGGTGTACTTATTTAGtactatatttatttatagtgtTTAAATAACAGATAACAtataaatgcactttaatttcaaaatgaattaaaatgttttattagttttaatcagTATTTAGCACAGTTTCTTTCCAAagatatatatttctttttgcATCTTATTGTGAACACTCTGTGTTTTGATTCATGAAGGTGTCTCTTAGATGTAGACGTTAATAATGTGCCAACATCCTAGAGGGTCCTTgaaatgttaaatgttgtctTCTGTCTTTTAGGACTTTTGGTATTCCTGGGCTGGCCAGTGCATTCTATCTTTTTAAGAATTATTACATATGACTAGGACACCAAACAAAATTTTTAATATCTCtgatttattttgctttgtCATTGTAATATTGGCCTTCTTTACTTGCACTGAGATCTCACTGGGCCTCATGTGGTCAATTTTTCAATGATTTCTGAACCTCTGAAAATGAATATGTTTAAAAACAGTTGAGGCAAATGAGTggctgtattttaatattctgcATTTTACTATATATTACTGAtgctttttgattttgttttgtactgtttATTATTAATACTTAGTGTGAAAAATGTGAAGCAGGACAAATAAAACCTAATAAGCACATCAATCTTGTCTATTTACAGATGCTGACAGCATATGCCCACCAGAGGACAACCCTCTTATTCTGAGTCCACATGAGATTATAGAAGAATATGGAGGAAATCCTGTCACTGTAAACTGCAGCACAACATTAGCTAAACATAAAGGGATGTACTTTACAGTTGGAAATGAAACCTCTCACATCATAGAAGAACAAATGAATATCTCCCAGTCAGTGTCACTGTCAGACTGGAATGTGAAGATCAAGTgcaaagtaaaactaaatgagTCTCATGAATGCAGCAAGGACCTTCAAGTTATTACATTCAGtaagtttaatttgaaatgaatACAGAACAATGCTAAGAAAACTAAAAGCAACGATCATGTGTAACTAACTGTTATCTAACTTTGTTTGGCAGAGAATCCAGAAGTTGTTTATTCTGTACAGCTTGAAAATGTGatggaaaaagaaacacagtaCAGACtgcagtgtgacatcatcaatgTTGCACCTGTTCAGTACCTGACTGTTAGCTGGtacaaaaacaatgaaagtaTCAAGACACGAGTCTTCAATGACACAATAAAAACACCAGTAAATAAGTCCTCTATTCTGAGAGTCAACATCAGCAGAGAAGAAAATGTAGTGGAGTTCAGATGTGAAGCGCAGCTGAATTTTGGACGACAAGAACAAAAGACTCCTGCCATTTCTCAAACACAAAAGGTTTCAGCACACTGTGAGTAAACATCCTCCTCTTTCAAGACAGAAGGCAAGGCAATATAGGTTTACTTGTATAGCACCTTTCATACTGAAGCAATTCAAAATACTTATACTAATACAGaggcaaaaagagagaaagtatattaaaattatcaaaaaaaataaatgttttttaaaaaaatgaagaagatgctttaattttcatttttggCTTAGATCAAATAAATTATTGTCAATTTAGCTATCTGTTGTGCAAATATAAAGctgaacaaaaaaatgtttttctcttcaGATGCTCCAGAACTAAACACAGAGAGTACTAAAGCCATCTCTTCACTTGAGGGTAATAATATCACTTTGAGCTGTGAAGCTGTGGGAAACCTTCCTCCTGTCTATAACTGGACTTGTGATGGGGAGATTATGTTGGAGAATGCAAACAGTCTCAATATCACCCGAGTAAAGCACAACACAACTTGCACTTGCACAGCTACCAATTATTTGGGAAACATAACCCACACAATCAATGTTCATGTTGAACCAAAAGGTATTCCTCTTTGTTTAATCTACATCTAATATTCTTGTGGATCATTTAGATAATACTGCTGACCTATTTCTTATTTTATACCAAATCCTCGCTAACTGTGAATATGTTTGCTTGTGAATAGCAGGTTCTTCTtcttttgagcatgcaatttaatgaaaacaacgcataaactgaaacaggctagACACAGTCACATACTGtaactgaaaacatttctttgtGAATACCAGGTTGCCCTTTAACACTGACACCTTCTGAAATGGTTGTGAGATTTGGAGATCCAATTTCAATCAACTGCAGCACATCACCGACAGATGTTGAAGGAATGGGCTGGGAGGCTCCATTTGGAGGCACAGGATTTGAACGTCCTCCTGTTGTCACTTGGAGGGTTGAAAAACTAGAAGAGTGGGCTCCAAGTCCTTTCTGCTATGTTACTCTGAATAATGGATCCCAGATTATTGTGAGGCCAGTCATCACTGTTTACAGTAAGTACATGTGCAAacactgttttattgtgttataaACTATATGAATTGAAATTTGTAATATAATATAGCaacaattcaatttatttatttacagaaaCTCCAGACTTTGTGTCAGTGTCTGACATGGGTCGTGGTCCAATGGTGGAGGGCAGAGAGTATGATCTGAAATGTGATGTCATCAATGTGGCTCCTGTTCAAAATCTCACAGTGACATGGTACAGAGGCaatgaaactgtgaaaacagagaCATTTAATGACTCCACTATGACTCCAGTAAACGCATTTTCTACTCTGAGAATCTCCACTCAGAGAGATTACAATGGATTAACTTTTAGATGTGAGGCTGAGCTGCACCTCGGACCCAAAGGACCAAAGTTCCTCCCTAATGTAACCTCACCACCTTACACTGCTGTTGTTCTCTGTAAGAGTCCCAACTACTTACTTCATGTTTCTGATCTACCACACAGCTCTGTGATCtatgaaatataaattattttgattttaattccCAGATAAACCATTCATGGAAGCTTGTCCACACCACGTCACTGTTGTTGAAAATGCTGCCTTCAGCATTGACATGTTACCTTGTCAACCTGATGGGAACCCTCCTCCCACTGTTCAGTGGTTCTATGAGGAGAAACTCATCAATCCATCTAAGCCACTGACCAGGACTGACTCAGGAAAGTACACGGCTGTACTTGAGAACAGTCTTGGCAGAAGCAACACCTCAGTTCATATCACAGTGGAACGTGAGTGCATCAGACCTggatcattttatattttagccAAATATTgataaaacacattaaagtaTTGACAAgataatattttgttttcaattaTTTACTCTGAAAATGAATCTGATACAATTTTTACAGTGAGTCCTTCCTTCACCTGCAAAGAGCACTATGAGATCACAGTGAATGATAAACCTCAAAGTATCTGTGAACCAGTAGGATTACCTACACCCACCCTTACCTGGCTTAAAGATGGTAAACAGGTGGTTTCCCCACAGCGCTGGAAAAAGAATGATAGTGGAAAATACTTGCTTAATGCAAACAACACACACGGAAAAGCTGAACACACACTGTATCTTAAAATTTTGTgtaagttttaatttttcagaatgATATTGTCTTTTTATTGATTTCTCAACAGTGAAAATAGGTAATTTGAGATGATAGTATATTTTGAAGGATATTATTTCTGTttcaaaattttgtattttttccagATGCCCCTGAGTTCAAGGAAGGAAATGAAAGCAAGGAGGTGCTGCAGGGTGAGGATGTTACTTTAAGCTGTAGTGCTGACAGTAACCCACCCTCAAACATCAGATGGATCTACACAGCTGCTGAGAATTCAAACGTGACCACTGAGGGGCACCAGAAGATTATCACTATCACTAGAGCCACGTCTACCAATGCTGGTTATTACATTTGTGTTGCAGAGAATAAAGTTGGGAGAAAT
It encodes the following:
- the LOC116323221 gene encoding hemicentin-1-like, with the translated sequence MLSVRMLSFFILIFSLCDADSICPPEDNPLILSPHEIIEEYGGNPVTVNCSTTLAKHKGMYFTVGNETSHIIEEQMNISQSVSLSDWNVKIKCKVKLNESHECSKDLQVITFKNPEVVYSVQLENVMEKETQYRLQCDIINVAPVQYLTVSWYKNNESIKTRVFNDTIKTPVNKSSILRVNISREENVVEFRCEAQLNFGRQEQKTPAISQTQKVSAHYAPELNTESTKAISSLEGNNITLSCEAVGNLPPVYNWTCDGEIMLENANSLNITRVKHNTTCTCTATNYLGNITHTINVHVEPKGCPLTLTPSEMVVRFGDPISINCSTSPTDVEGMGWEAPFGGTGFERPPVVTWRVEKLEEWAPSPFCYVTLNNGSQIIVRPVITVYKTPDFVSVSDMGRGPMVEGREYDLKCDVINVAPVQNLTVTWYRGNETVKTETFNDSTMTPVNAFSTLRISTQRDYNGLTFRCEAELHLGPKGPKFLPNVTSPPYTAVVLYKPFMEACPHHVTVVENAAFSIDMLPCQPDGNPPPTVQWFYEEKLINPSKPLTRTDSGKYTAVLENSLGRSNTSVHITVELSPSFTCKEHYEITVNDKPQSICEPVGLPTPTLTWLKDGKQVVSPQRWKKNDSGKYLLNANNTHGKAEHTLYLKILYAPEFKEGNESKEVLQGEDVTLSCSADSNPPSNIRWIYTAAENSNVTTEGHQKIITITRATSTNAGYYICVAENKVGRNKRFITLMITGKSSKILFPIIWVSLTLLIISLILLVVCCRICQKKRGHYSFFPVKVPNVSNIPLTTAQTNGKAWDF